In Spirochaetaceae bacterium, the genomic stretch ATAGACGAGCAAAAATTTGAAATTACCACTTTTCGCAGCGAAGGCAGCTACAGCGATGGCCGCCACCCCGATAGCATTGCTTACGCTACCAATATCGATGAAGATTTAACCCGGCGTGATTTTACCATTAATAGCATGGCCTACGATTTAATTAATAATAAATTGTACGACCCTAATTTGGGTAGGACAGATTTAGATAATAAACTAATTAAGGCCATTGGTCTCCCCAGTAAACGTTTTAGAGAAGACGGGCTGCGGCCGCTGCGCGCCCTGCGTTTTGTAGCCCAGCTAAACTTTAAGCTAGACCAAACCACTTACGAAGCTATTAGAGCTAATTTAGCCATTACCAACTCCGTTAGTAAAGAACGTGTTGCCGAAGAATTTAAAAAACTTTGTTTAGCTGACAATGCCGAAGAGGCTTTAGAGCTTATGCGCGATTGTGGCCTCATCACCTTATTTTTTAAGCAACTCAACGAATGCTGCTCGATTAGCCACACAAATGCAGAAAACCTACTTGACCACCAAATAAAAACTTTAAGTTTTGTACCGGTTAACTACAAGAATGCTCGGTTAGCCGCTCTTTTTCACGATATTGGCAAAACACAGGCACTAGCTACAGGCGATAGCCATACCTCAGTTGGGGCCAAAATAATGAAAGATATTGCAAAGGAATACCACTTTACTACAGCCGAAACCAATAAACTGGTCCCGCTGGTAGAAAATCACAACATAAAGTACACCGGCAGTTGGAGCGATGCCAAAGTTAGGCGCTTGCTCTCTCGTCTAGCTCATCACCATATAGACTATAATAAGAAAAATGAAAATATATATAGCAAAATGGATAGTTTACTCCGCTTTATCGAAGAGTTGATGGCTTTAAATAAAGCTAACCTCTACGCTACAGCGGGTAAGGTTATTGACACCTCTTTTGATGAGTTGGAAAGCCGTATTCGTCAAATTTGCTATACAAATCCGGCTTTATTTGTGAGCGATTTAGCCGTTAACGGCCACGATTTACTTAAGCAAGGGCTAAAAGGCCACGCTATCGGCGAAACCCTTAATTACTTACTGGACAGAGTAATTGACGAACCTAAAATTAACCACAAAGAAAACTTATTAAAGTTAATAGCCGAAAGCTGACAATCATTAATAAATTATCAGCTTTCAGTTCTCAACTTTCAACTATCAGTTAGCTTAAGCCGCCAACCATTAACATACCAAAGGCCATAGCAAAAAGAGCTACAGTTTCTAGCACACCCAAAACAATAATGTATTGAGCAAGGCCTTTACCAGTTTCACCTTTAGCATCGGCAGCGGCGGCACAAACTTTACCTTGTAAAGCGGCGCAAAGGCCAATAACGGCACCGGCAAATAAACCAATTACTCCTAAAGGCAAACTATTTTGCACCACACCATCTATTACTACGGCGCTATTTAAAGCCGTGCGAATAGAAAGCATTAAAACAAAGCCGTATAAACTTTGGCTAAGCGGGAAGCTGGCAAAAAACACCAGCGACATATCGGCATTTTTACCATTTAAAAAGCCTTTTTTCCATGCTCCAATCGCACCTAAACTACCGGCAACAATCCCGTAAACACTACCTAAAGCAGCCAAAGCAAAAGCGGCAAAAAAACCGATTTCTCCTAAATTCATATTAATTATTCTCCTCTAATATATTTTTTGCCACAAATGGCTTATAATGAAACCCAGACCACTGTTGTCCTAAATGGCTGGAAAATTCCAGCGAATTTAAGCGAACCGCGTGCACAATAACGGCCATAATAGCCAGCACCATATTCATCACATGGGCAATCGTTAAAAAGACGGCCAAAAATAAAACCGCAGGTACGCCTGTAAGCCCTAAATCGGCGGTTGTGCCAAAAGCTAAATCGTTAAAAGCCATAGCAATACCGGCACCGGCCAACCCTACGGCATACAAACGGATATAGCTAATAATATCGGAAAAATTACCGATACTGCCGAGCAGGGTTGGGAATATCCCGGCAAGGCCGCTTAACATACCTTTTCCAATAGTTACCCCTTTACTCTGCTGGCCAAAAAGCACAATTAAAGCAAAACCAATGGCTATAACGTGCGGTGTCCAGCTAGACGGCTCGACATCTAAGATAAGCATTAAAACTACCTGATAAATACCTAGCAAAACACCAATACTGCCTAAATCGGCAAAACTTTGCCAAAAATTGGTACGCACCTTGCGAAAGAAGGCCATTAAATGAGCATAAGTTAAATGCACTAAGGCAATGGTAAAACTTAACCACATAATATTTTGGTCGTTGACAAACCAAGCTAGGTTAAATTGATCAAGGAATGGCCGCTCGGCGATAGCCTCTACAGCAAACCAGCTGCCCTTTAAGGCCCCCCATATTACAGTGGGGATAGATAACCATAACCAAAAAATATGGCCTGCCCCAATTTTTTTGCCTTTAATTATAGTTATACCACAGGCAACAAGGCCTAAGCTTAAAAAGACAAGACCATAACCGGCATCGTTGACAAGCAACGCATAAAAAAGACTAAAAAAGATAAACAGCGGCGTGGTCATATCAAATTCGCGGTAGCCGGGTATTAAATCAAAAGCCCTTAAAATAATGCTCGACATTTTACCTACCCCGCGATAAACACTTTTCGTAGGCACGCCACTCACATCTTCGTTAAAAGCCACATCATCGTAAATGGCTGCCCATTTATTGGTTTTAGCTTGCTCTTTAAAGGCCGCATAATCGGGTTCGGGTACAAAACCCCTAATAACGACTAATTCGCCCTGCTCATCTACCGCTAAGCTGGTTTTTTCATACTCTATCTGTTCGGTTAGCTGGTTAATGCGCTCTTTAATTAAATGTTTAGCGGCAGCTAATTTAACGAGTTCGTCATTAAATTTACGATTTTCCAGCGCTAAGTACCTTATTTCGTTTTGCATTAAGGCTAAACTTTTTTGCGGCACGACAAATTCTTTACCTTTAAAAAGCTCGCTTACCTCACCCAAAGTTAATAATAACTGCAAATTTTTAGCTTTAGCTAAAATAAAATAGACAGTTTCGTCTTTAAGTTTGTTTAACTGCTTTAAGGTTATTTTATCAACCACATAAAACCTCATGGCAAAGCTACCGGCAGTTAGCTGCTTTAACTCATCGGGATTAAAGTTACCCCATTTTTTAGCGCGCTCAAATTCGGTTTTAAGTTTAACTATTTCATCGGCGTTAGCTTTAATTTTTTCTCTTAACCGATTAATTTTATCTACCAAAACCTCATAGTTGCCGATAAAACTATCATCGGCTTTAACCTTAGCCGGCAAACTATTAAATAAAGCCGTTAAAGTATTTAGCTCGTTACTATAGTTATGTAAATTTTCGCTATAACCATCTTTAGCCGTTACATGAAAAACAGAGGCATCGGCCAGCAGGCCAAGCGCCAAAGCTTTATCTTTACTCTGGGCAACTAAAGCTACTTTTTTCATTGTTACAATCATTTAGCCGCCTCCTCCCGCTAATTTTTTCTTACTAATTTTACCGCGCACAACGGCCGCCGTTTGCACATCACCTAAATAAACGGCAATTTTTTTAATGTTGCTATTTATCTCGGGTATTTTTACTTTCTCAAATAAATTAACACGTTGTGTAGTAACCAATAATTCATGCCTTAATAACTCTACCTTCTTTTTGGCAATTTTGGTACGAATATTTAACTCTACCGCCTGCTTCATAAAACCGGCAGCTTTATCTACCCACAACGGGGTGGTAAATAAATCGTACTCCATATCCTCAAAGTCGGCACCTTTAAAGATGGGGATATTTACCCCAGCAATGTTACCGCGTTCTATCTCAAGGTTTTTAAGTTTAAAAAGCTCGGGTAGAGGGGTATCATCGGCAAATACCGCTATCCAATCGTTAAAGTTACCCAGCAACTGCTCATAAATGCTTTGCGCCTCTTCTAGTTCGGCTTCAGCATTTTTAATTTCACTTTGCAGCTGCTGTTTTTTTAACATTAAGGTAGGCAAAAAGCGTTTAAAACGTTTTAAGGCATCTTTTTGCTTTTTAAGCTCGTTTTTAGTTAGCTTAACCGTTGCCATTTAGCCTCCTTCTTTATTTTTAGGCCAAAATTCGGCAATTAAATCCGATTTTAACCCCGTTTCGTCCTTGTTAAAGCAGCTGGCTAAAATACTCCAGCCATTATCTAACGCCTGTTCTAGGCTTACATTTACCGATAGGTCCATCATTTCTTTTTCAAACAAAGCACCATAACGTAACAATTTATCGTCCCAGTTGCTCATAGTAAAACCCATCGATTTTTTCTCCAACGAATCCTTATAGCTAGAGTAAAGCTTGATAAGGCCGTCCATCAGGGCACGGTGGTCTTTACGAGTATTACCATTAACCTGTTGCTTTAAGCGACTGAGCGAACCAAACGGCTCAATCCTGCCACCCTTAAGATAAAATTGCCCTTCGGTGATGTAACCGGTGTTATCGGGCACAGGGTGAGTAACATCATCACCGGGCATAGTGGTAACGGCCAAAATGGTGATGGAGCCGTGTCCTTCAATATCCACCGCCTTTTCGTAGCGGCTGGCCAGCTGGCTGTAAAGGTCGCCGGGGTAACCGCGATTACTGGGCACTTGCTCCTGCGTAATGGCAATTTCTTTGAGGGCATCGGCAAAGTTGGTCATATCCGTAAGCAATACCAGCACATTTTTACCTTGCAAAGCAAATTGTTCGGCTATGGCTAAACTCATATCAGGTACTAAAATACATTCTACAATTGGGTCGCTGGCAGTGTGCACAAACATCGTAGTGCGACTTAAAGCCCCGCCTGCCTCTAAAGTTTCCTTTAAATAAAGATAGTCATCGTTCTTTAAACCCATACCACCCAGCACAATCATATCTACTTCGGCTTGCATAGCGATACGCGCTAAAAGCTCGTTGTACGGCTCGCCCGAAATAGAGAAAATCGGTAGCTTTTGCGAACGCACTAAAGTGTTAAACAAATCTATCATCGGGATACCGGTACGTATCATATTTTTAGGTAAAATACGTTTAGAAGGGTTAAACGACGGCCCGTTAATTTCGATTAAATCTTCTTTAAGACGGGGGCCGTTATCACGCGGCTCGCCCGAACCGCTAAAGATACGGCCTAAAAGATTATTAGAAAACGACACCTTCATCGGGCGGCTTAAAAACCTTACTTCATCGTTAGTGGCCACACCGCGACCACCGGCAAATACTTGCAAACTAATAATTTCGCCATCAATTTTAATAACCTGTGCCAGCGATGAACCAAAGCGGGTACGCACTTCGGCTAAATCTTCGTAGCAAACCCCTTCGGCACGTACCGTAATAACGTTACCGGCAATATTTTCTATTTTATTATAAACTTTAGCCAGGTATTTCTCCTCTTGCCCCAGCACTGCCCGGTACAAAACCGCCGGTTTGCCGCGCCTGTATTAAACCTTTTAATTCGGCCTCTAATTTAGCAAAACCGCTATCACCTTCGGCATAACTATTCCAGTCGATAAACTTTTGCCGTAAAGTGTTAAAAAAAGCACGAGCATCGTCTTTATCTTTAAAATTATATTCATGCACTAAGGCATCTAAAACTACATCAAACACCCGGCGCTGCCGTTCCGGCGAGGCGGCATTATCTACTTTATCAAAACTATTTTGCTGTAAATAAACGGCATCTAAAAACTCTTCTTTTAAATAAATTTCAAAGTCTTCAATCCCTACGCCGTCTTCGCCCAAAACTTTCATCATTTGCTCTACATCAACGCCTTTAAGCAGCATATTGTGGGCAAAATCTACCTGATGAGCCGGTAAAATACCTTTGTACTTACTCCAACTTTCCACCGGGTGAATGGCCGGGTATTTACGGGCATAACTGCGCTCGTAACTTAATCCCAAAAAGCAGCCTACTACCTTTAAAGTGGCCTGTGTAACGGGCTCTTCAAAGTTACCGCCGGCCGGCGATACACTACCACCAATGGTTACGCTGCCCAGCTTGCCGTCTTTACGGCCGCCACCGGTTTGCTCATAAAATTTGGCAATACTTGGTTTTAACTGTACTAAACCGGCACGTTCATAAAACGAAGCAATGGTAGACTCCAGATAAGCCGGGAAAGCCTCATCACCCGGTATTTCTTCAAGACGGCCGCTCATTTCGCGCATAGCTTGCGCCCAGCGGCTGGTGCTATCGGCTAAAAGTAGAACGTCTAACCCCATTTGGCGGTAATATTCGGCCATTGTAACGGCGGTGTAAACCGAAGCCTCGCGGCTGGCTACCGGCATAGACGAGGTATTACAAATAATAATAGTACGGTCCATCAACGATTTCCCACTGCGGGGGTCGACAATATCGGGGAACTCGCGCAAAGTTTCTACAACTTCACCGGCACGTTCCCCACAGGCCGCTACAATAACAATATCCACATCGGCATTTTTACTAATCATATGCTGCAGCACCGTTTTACCGGCACCAAAAGGGCCGGGTGTACAAAAAGTACCACCCTTAGCTACCGGCAAAAAAGTATCGATAATACGCATTTGGGTAACCAGCGCTTCTCTAGGCATTAAACGCTCG encodes the following:
- a CDS encoding V-type ATP synthase subunit B yields the protein MAKVYNKIENIAGNVITVRAEGVCYEDLAEVRTRFGSSLAQVIKIDGEIISLQVFAGGRGVATNDEVRFLSRPMKVSFSNNLLGRIFSGSGEPRDNGPRLKEDLIEINGPSFNPSKRILPKNMIRTGIPMIDLFNTLVRSQKLPIFSISGEPYNELLARIAMQAEVDMIVLGGMGLKNDDYLYLKETLEAGGALSRTTMFVHTASDPIVECILVPDMSLAIAEQFALQGKNVLVLLTDMTNFADALKEIAITQEQVPSNRGYPGDLYSQLASRYEKAVDIEGHGSITILAVTTMPGDDVTHPVPDNTGYITEGQFYLKGGRIEPFGSLSRLKQQVNGNTRKDHRALMDGLIKLYSSYKDSLEKKSMGFTMSNWDDKLLRYGALFEKEMMDLSVNVSLEQALDNGWSILASCFNKDETGLKSDLIAEFWPKNKEGG
- a CDS encoding V-type ATP synthase subunit K (produces ATP from ADP in the presence of a proton gradient across the membrane; the K subunit is a nonenzymatic component which binds the dimeric form by interacting with the G and E subunits), encoding MNLGEIGFFAAFALAALGSVYGIVAGSLGAIGAWKKGFLNGKNADMSLVFFASFPLSQSLYGFVLMLSIRTALNSAVVIDGVVQNSLPLGVIGLFAGAVIGLCAALQGKVCAAAADAKGETGKGLAQYIIVLGVLETVALFAMAFGMLMVGGLS
- a CDS encoding HDIG domain-containing protein, whose amino-acid sequence is MSSNYIYYLHKSKLRQPITKLLALFKQPIALDISRRLLFNIVTVIFYRRLIEDMIEFGSANKTLYKLANIFKQAGFQCYLVGGAVRSHLLNKPIKDYDITTDAKPREITQLINPKAQILIDQEIWGNVGLISLNHVKYERLQQLNPTRKGPGKVFPTGIKHGTVTVMIDEQKFEITTFRSEGSYSDGRHPDSIAYATNIDEDLTRRDFTINSMAYDLINNKLYDPNLGRTDLDNKLIKAIGLPSKRFREDGLRPLRALRFVAQLNFKLDQTTYEAIRANLAITNSVSKERVAEEFKKLCLADNAEEALELMRDCGLITLFFKQLNECCSISHTNAENLLDHQIKTLSFVPVNYKNARLAALFHDIGKTQALATGDSHTSVGAKIMKDIAKEYHFTTAETNKLVPLVENHNIKYTGSWSDAKVRRLLSRLAHHHIDYNKKNENIYSKMDSLLRFIEELMALNKANLYATAGKVIDTSFDELESRIRQICYTNPALFVSDLAVNGHDLLKQGLKGHAIGETLNYLLDRVIDEPKINHKENLLKLIAES
- a CDS encoding V-type ATP synthase subunit A, with protein sequence MSVSEGVVQGINGNMAAVNFEGAVSLNEVGYIVLDDGSRLKSEVIRIRGNSCQMQVFEMTRGVKNGDKVEFTGELLSSELGPGLIGQVYDGLQNPLPELAAEAGLFLKRGLYLEPLSTATKWAWTPTAKVGEVLAAGDAIGFVPETQFKHIIMLPFNFLGTYTLKSIKEAGSYTIRETIAEVTDERGQSYPLTMSFHWPVKRPIRLYAERLMPREALVTQMRIIDTFLPVAKGGTFCTPGPFGAGKTVLQHMISKNADVDIVIVAACGERAGEVVETLREFPDIVDPRSGKSLMDRTIIICNTSSMPVASREASVYTAVTMAEYYRQMGLDVLLLADSTSRWAQAMREMSGRLEEIPGDEAFPAYLESTIASFYERAGLVQLKPSIAKFYEQTGGGRKDGKLGSVTIGGSVSPAGGNFEEPVTQATLKVVGCFLGLSYERSYARKYPAIHPVESWSKYKGILPAHQVDFAHNMLLKGVDVEQMMKVLGEDGVGIEDFEIYLKEEFLDAVYLQQNSFDKVDNAASPERQRRVFDVVLDALVHEYNFKDKDDARAFFNTLRQKFIDWNSYAEGDSGFAKLEAELKGLIQARQTGGFVPGSAGARGEIPG
- a CDS encoding V-type ATP synthase subunit D; the encoded protein is MATVKLTKNELKKQKDALKRFKRFLPTLMLKKQQLQSEIKNAEAELEEAQSIYEQLLGNFNDWIAVFADDTPLPELFKLKNLEIERGNIAGVNIPIFKGADFEDMEYDLFTTPLWVDKAAGFMKQAVELNIRTKIAKKKVELLRHELLVTTQRVNLFEKVKIPEINSNIKKIAVYLGDVQTAAVVRGKISKKKLAGGGG